In Nocardioides sp. JQ2195, a genomic segment contains:
- a CDS encoding protein phosphatase 2C domain-containing protein: MADDTTTEPGTAEMRLQYAALSDVGRVRKDNQDSGYAGPWLITVCDGVGGAARGDIASSTAVQQLRRLDERPGDDLLGLVAGAIHRAHDRIGELVEEDPGLNGTSTTATIALFDGHRVAIGHVGDSRAYLYRDGSLSQLTKDHTFVQSLIDEGRITEEESRVHPHRNLILKAVDGIHEVEPDLFVVDLAVGDRLFLCSDGACGVLDDSHLADILSTGTPDFATVELVRASLEAGSSDNVTCLVADVVEADGATPDDLDPLLVGAAADLPRRGTRGAAGSLFRGHRSGDTGEMEPIRAELPAEAPHAFPNDPLDPEVYRYAPQPPRRFVWVKRLAVAAVLIGLVWAGLGAAYAWTQRQYYVAEHDGHVTIFRGIDATLPGIELNRPYEESDVQLDRLRDIDARAVREGIDSDSLEDARRTLENLSEAQVEESPVAEDQEPRPEKKQGRSEPDDSEDGGVGGADATEGSGLDDAIGASVRLTSLALESGAPESSPRTNG; encoded by the coding sequence ATGGCCGACGACACGACGACCGAGCCGGGCACCGCGGAGATGCGGTTGCAGTACGCCGCCCTCTCCGACGTCGGCCGGGTGCGCAAGGACAACCAGGACTCCGGCTATGCCGGGCCGTGGCTGATCACGGTCTGCGACGGCGTGGGTGGTGCCGCCCGCGGTGACATCGCCTCGTCCACGGCCGTGCAGCAGCTGCGCCGGCTCGACGAACGTCCCGGCGACGACCTGCTCGGCCTGGTCGCGGGGGCCATCCACCGGGCCCACGACCGCATCGGTGAGCTGGTCGAGGAGGATCCCGGCCTCAACGGCACGAGCACCACGGCCACGATCGCGCTCTTCGACGGCCATCGGGTCGCGATCGGGCACGTCGGCGACAGCCGGGCCTACCTCTACCGCGACGGCTCCCTGAGCCAGCTGACCAAGGACCACACGTTCGTCCAGTCCCTCATCGACGAGGGTCGCATCACCGAGGAGGAGTCGCGGGTCCACCCCCACCGCAACCTCATCCTCAAGGCCGTCGACGGCATCCACGAGGTCGAGCCCGACCTCTTCGTGGTCGACCTGGCCGTGGGCGACCGGCTGTTCCTGTGCAGCGACGGTGCCTGCGGCGTGCTCGACGACAGCCACCTCGCCGACATCCTCTCGACCGGCACACCCGACTTCGCCACCGTCGAGCTGGTCCGCGCCAGCCTCGAGGCGGGCAGCAGCGACAACGTGACCTGCCTGGTCGCCGACGTCGTCGAGGCCGACGGTGCGACGCCCGACGACCTGGATCCGCTGCTCGTCGGAGCCGCCGCCGACCTGCCCCGCCGCGGCACCCGCGGTGCCGCCGGGAGCCTGTTCCGCGGCCACCGCTCCGGAGACACCGGCGAGATGGAGCCGATCCGCGCCGAGCTCCCGGCCGAGGCCCCCCACGCGTTCCCCAACGACCCCCTCGATCCCGAGGTGTATCGCTACGCCCCCCAGCCGCCACGCAGGTTCGTCTGGGTCAAGAGGCTGGCGGTGGCCGCCGTCCTGATCGGCCTCGTCTGGGCCGGCCTCGGCGCCGCCTACGCCTGGACCCAGCGCCAGTACTACGTCGCCGAGCACGACGGCCACGTGACGATCTTCCGTGGCATCGACGCGACCCTGCCGGGCATCGAGCTCAACCGTCCCTACGAGGAGTCCGACGTCCAGCTCGACCGGCTGCGCGACATCGACGCCCGTGCGGTGCGCGAGGGCATCGACTCCGACAGCCTCGAAGACGCCCGACGCACCCTCGAGAACCTCTCCGAGGCACAGGTCGAGGAGTCCCCGGTGGCCGAGGACCAGGAGCCCAGGCCGGAGAAGAAGCAAGGGAGGTCCGAGCCCGACGACAGCGAGGACGGTGGTGTCGGTGGAGCCGACGCCACTGAGGGGAGCGGCCTCGACGACGCGATCGGTGCCAGTGTCCGCCTGACCAGCCTGGCCCTCGAGTCCGGGGCTCCGGAGTCCAGCCCCCGGACCAACGGCTGA